One window of Sphingobacteriales bacterium genomic DNA carries:
- a CDS encoding SulP family inorganic anion transporter, with protein MTKEDLRWTNNLKHDFPAALVVFLVALPLCLGIALASGAPLFSGIIAGVVGGIVVGALSKSPLSVSGPAAGLAVIVLGAIQSLPSFEVFLLAVVLAGILQIIMGLLRAGMIGDFIPSAVIKGMLAAIGLILILKQFPHAIGYDADFEGDEAFFQADGNNTFSTIWFSILYKLSWGAVLISSISLAFLFLWDSTKWRKPNWLKLVPGPLLVVIFGIVSGYLFENFAPSLAISDEHMVRVPVAESMMGFFNQFALPDFSYIFNKEVWVVAVTLALVASIETLLCIEAIDKLDPYKRTSPTNRELIAQGVGNMTSGLIGGIPITSVIVRSSANVSSGGRTRMSTILHGVFLLLSVIAIPSFLNMIPLSALAAILISVGYKLTKPAVFKSEYEKGWSHLIPFVVTVVAILLTDLLIGVLIGLLVGAFFIIRGNYKSSITLVVNGNEFLIRIYKDLSFIHKYELKRVFDNIPDGANLHLDLSRIGFIDLDNAEIINDFLSTAKYKDITVSIKLSDNKKVTKTLNEAAYESV; from the coding sequence ATGACAAAAGAAGATTTAAGGTGGACCAATAATTTAAAGCATGATTTTCCAGCAGCGTTAGTGGTATTTTTGGTTGCACTACCGCTTTGCTTAGGAATAGCCCTTGCATCAGGGGCTCCTTTGTTTTCTGGAATAATTGCCGGTGTAGTAGGGGGTATAGTTGTTGGAGCTCTAAGTAAATCTCCTTTAAGTGTTAGCGGTCCCGCTGCAGGGTTAGCCGTTATTGTGTTAGGTGCTATCCAAAGTTTGCCTTCGTTTGAAGTTTTTTTGTTAGCAGTTGTGTTAGCAGGAATTTTACAAATAATCATGGGCTTACTTCGAGCAGGAATGATTGGTGATTTTATACCTTCTGCTGTTATCAAAGGGATGTTAGCAGCAATCGGCCTTATTCTAATATTAAAGCAATTCCCACATGCCATAGGTTACGATGCTGATTTTGAAGGGGATGAAGCTTTTTTTCAGGCAGATGGAAATAATACCTTTTCAACAATCTGGTTCTCCATCCTATATAAACTGTCATGGGGAGCTGTTTTAATTTCCTCCATTTCTTTAGCCTTCCTTTTTTTATGGGATAGCACAAAATGGCGCAAACCTAATTGGTTAAAATTGGTACCTGGACCTTTGTTGGTTGTGATTTTTGGAATAGTTTCTGGTTATCTGTTCGAAAACTTTGCTCCTTCTTTGGCAATATCAGACGAGCACATGGTCAGGGTTCCGGTAGCAGAATCAATGATGGGATTTTTTAACCAATTTGCGCTTCCTGATTTTTCTTATATTTTTAACAAAGAAGTTTGGGTTGTTGCAGTTACTTTGGCGTTGGTGGCAAGCATAGAAACTTTGCTATGTATTGAAGCAATAGACAAATTAGACCCCTATAAACGAACTTCTCCAACTAACCGTGAATTGATTGCACAGGGTGTTGGAAATATGACTTCCGGTTTAATTGGTGGGATTCCGATAACATCGGTCATAGTTAGGAGTTCAGCCAATGTTTCTTCAGGTGGCCGTACCCGAATGTCAACGATTTTACATGGGGTTTTTCTATTGTTGAGTGTCATTGCGATTCCCAGTTTTCTCAACATGATCCCGCTTTCTGCTTTAGCTGCCATCCTTATTTCTGTCGGATACAAACTCACAAAACCGGCTGTATTTAAATCAGAATATGAAAAAGGTTGGTCACATTTGATTCCGTTTGTTGTAACTGTAGTGGCTATTTTATTGACGGATTTACTGATTGGTGTTTTAATAGGATTACTGGTTGGAGCTTTCTTTATTATCAGAGGCAACTACAAGTCTTCTATCACCTTGGTTGTAAATGGAAATGAATTTTTAATTCGTATTTACAAAGACCTTTCTTTTATTCATAAATACGAATTAAAAAGAGTCTTTGATAACATCCCTGATGGAGCAAATTTGCACCTCGACCTCTCCAGAATTGGCTTTATAGATTTGGATAATGCAGAAATCATCAATGATTTTTTATCTACTGCAAAATACAAAGACATCACTGTCAGCATTAAATTATCAGATAATAAAAAAGTTACTAAAACCTTAAATGAAGCTGCTTATGAATCAGTATGA
- a CDS encoding D-alanine--D-alanine ligase encodes MKIGIFFGGRSREREISFAGGRTVYDNLDKSLFEAIPLFVDSWGNFILVDWQYIYKGSIRDFYPPASTDFSYSKYEFQIYAESLGQLTSTEMDNLISKIGRRILPSELSELIDFAFLALHGENGEDGSIQGLLQFLQIPYTASGILPSAIGMDKAFQRQIMKIGGFSVPPFEVIERNRWLSATKEQQEDIYRKIYNTIGSQVVVKPSNQGSSIGATILQKPGFEEFNQAILNSLFIKEITRTEWLQLGIEERKIYVRDISDIRSGIGFPLMISNLEHTSYHPDQLIDYLDNWAISENLPEKIRLESFDKEHEVVIEGFLTGKEFSCIVIKGMENEPIALPPTEIRKGKELFDYRSKYLAGLSSKVTPIDLQDDQIRKIQSECERLFTFFKFNTYARIDGFFSDDGKVFLNDPNTTSGMLPSSFFFHQAAEIGLNPSQFLTYIIRISFSERLNKGLFVEKYQILANWLDQRLHDLKTKTDNKKRIGVILGGYSSERHISIESGRNVYEKLASSEKYKPIPVFLTGSDEHYDLYQIPINILLKDNADDIAEKIKHYQQHPITLEVIQKAAAIIDKFCFYKQEAPRKLTFQELSEQVDAIFIALHGRPGEDGSLQKHLEKFHIPYNGSSISTSEITIDKYTTNRLLHQYGCLVANQLLLNKSEWDENPEKVLSDVESQFKYPLIAKPNDDGCSSAVKKINGRKQMNAYLQTIFRNTEDQITAENQAILGLKLKEEFPAKKTCLIETLIEKGNADGFMEITGGLITHLDNNKQVVYEMFEPSETLAGDEVLTLEEKFLAGEGQNITPARFDIDFEKRNHFAEKVKEDLKKVAQILKIEGYSRTDAFVKMYKTGQHETYIIEVNSLPGMTPATCIFHQAALNGYTPFAFIDQILQYAEQKNKA; translated from the coding sequence ATTAAAATAGGAATTTTTTTTGGAGGAAGGTCAAGAGAAAGAGAAATATCATTTGCCGGAGGACGAACTGTTTACGATAATTTGGATAAATCGCTTTTTGAAGCTATTCCACTGTTTGTTGATAGTTGGGGAAATTTTATACTTGTTGACTGGCAATATATCTATAAAGGGAGCATCCGGGATTTTTACCCTCCTGCCTCCACTGACTTTTCATATTCCAAATATGAGTTTCAAATTTATGCAGAATCTTTAGGGCAACTGACATCAACTGAAATGGATAACCTAATTTCAAAAATAGGTCGCAGAATACTTCCATCCGAATTGTCTGAGTTAATTGATTTTGCTTTTCTCGCCTTACATGGTGAAAATGGAGAAGACGGAAGCATACAAGGTCTATTACAGTTTTTACAAATTCCCTATACTGCTTCCGGAATATTACCCTCTGCAATTGGAATGGATAAGGCTTTCCAACGACAGATAATGAAAATAGGTGGATTCTCAGTTCCTCCCTTTGAAGTTATTGAGCGTAACCGATGGCTTTCGGCAACAAAAGAGCAACAAGAAGATATTTATCGAAAAATTTATAACACCATAGGATCTCAAGTTGTAGTAAAACCATCCAATCAGGGCTCTTCTATAGGTGCGACTATTTTACAAAAACCAGGATTTGAAGAATTCAATCAGGCTATATTAAACAGCTTGTTTATTAAAGAAATAACAAGGACTGAATGGTTGCAACTTGGTATAGAAGAACGAAAAATATACGTCAGAGATATTTCAGACATCCGTTCAGGTATCGGGTTTCCTTTGATGATTTCTAATTTGGAACATACCTCTTATCATCCGGACCAACTGATTGATTATTTAGACAATTGGGCAATATCTGAAAATTTACCTGAAAAAATCAGATTGGAATCATTTGATAAAGAACATGAAGTTGTTATTGAAGGGTTTTTAACAGGTAAAGAGTTTTCTTGCATTGTCATCAAAGGCATGGAAAATGAACCTATTGCACTGCCACCCACTGAAATCAGAAAAGGAAAAGAACTTTTCGATTATAGATCCAAATATTTAGCAGGTCTGTCGAGCAAAGTTACTCCGATTGATCTTCAGGACGATCAAATCAGAAAAATTCAAAGCGAATGTGAACGCCTGTTTACTTTTTTTAAGTTCAATACTTATGCTCGAATTGATGGCTTTTTTTCAGACGATGGTAAAGTATTTCTGAATGATCCGAATACTACTTCAGGGATGCTTCCATCTTCATTTTTCTTTCATCAGGCTGCCGAAATAGGTTTAAATCCTTCTCAGTTTTTGACTTATATCATTAGAATATCTTTTTCTGAAAGATTAAATAAAGGTTTGTTCGTTGAAAAATATCAGATATTAGCTAATTGGCTTGATCAACGACTACATGATTTAAAAACCAAAACCGATAACAAAAAAAGAATAGGAGTAATTTTAGGTGGTTATTCTTCTGAACGCCATATTTCAATCGAAAGCGGACGCAATGTTTATGAAAAACTCGCTTCATCCGAAAAATATAAACCGATACCTGTTTTCCTGACAGGATCTGACGAACATTACGATCTATATCAGATACCAATAAATATTTTGTTAAAAGACAATGCAGATGATATTGCCGAAAAAATCAAACATTACCAGCAACATCCCATAACTTTGGAAGTCATCCAAAAAGCAGCCGCTATAATTGATAAATTTTGCTTTTACAAACAAGAAGCGCCCCGGAAATTAACTTTTCAGGAATTGTCTGAACAAGTTGATGCTATATTCATTGCATTACACGGAAGGCCGGGAGAAGATGGAAGTCTTCAAAAGCATCTGGAAAAATTTCATATTCCTTATAATGGGTCCAGTATTTCAACATCAGAAATCACAATTGACAAATATACAACTAACCGGCTGTTACATCAATATGGATGTCTTGTAGCAAATCAACTCTTGTTGAATAAATCAGAATGGGATGAAAATCCTGAAAAGGTTCTGTCAGATGTAGAATCGCAGTTTAAATACCCATTAATTGCTAAACCTAACGATGACGGATGCAGTTCTGCTGTTAAAAAAATTAACGGCAGAAAACAAATGAATGCTTATCTGCAAACCATATTCAGAAATACAGAAGACCAGATTACCGCTGAAAATCAGGCAATTCTTGGGTTGAAACTAAAAGAAGAGTTTCCTGCAAAAAAAACCTGTCTGATTGAAACGCTGATAGAAAAAGGTAATGCTGATGGTTTTATGGAAATTACAGGTGGGTTGATAACACATTTAGATAATAACAAACAGGTGGTTTATGAGATGTTTGAGCCGAGCGAAACCCTTGCCGGAGATGAAGTACTTACCTTAGAAGAGAAATTTCTTGCTGGCGAAGGTCAAAATATAACTCCCGCAAGGTTTGATATTGATTTTGAAAAACGCAATCATTTTGCTGAAAAAGTGAAAGAGGACTTAAAAAAAGTAGCACAAATATTAAAAATTGAAGGATATTCTCGAACGGACGCTTTTGTAAAAATGTATAAAACCGGGCAACATGAAACATACATTATTGAGGTAAATTCCCTTCCCGGAATGACACCTGCAACCTGCATCTTTCATCAAGCTGCTCTAAACGGCTATACACCTTTTGCTTTTATTGACCAAATCCTGCAATATGCTGAACAAAAAAATAAGGCATGA
- a CDS encoding polyprenyl synthetase family protein, whose product MMSIIDLQHLFTAYLNKNKLPASPENLYDPIRYFMEIGGKRIRPILCLLGCQMFSDDVSPALAPALAVEYFHNFSLLHDDIMDKAPLRRGFDTIHIKYGINNAILSGDAMLVKSYEFLSDAAQALPQLIKVFTRTALQVCEGQQYDMDFENRQEVSIPEYLLMIELKTAVLLAASLSMGAICAGAKSQDVDNLYQFGKNIGIAFQLQDDLLDTFGNPDVFGKKIGGDIAQNKKTYLMLKTIEIADQHSREKLNHWLNVKENDTELKIANIKSIMEQLRIPEVTKAIIQVYYQKAFSHLNQIDIEDSRKNILIELTEQLMFRQQ is encoded by the coding sequence ATGATGTCTATTATTGACCTTCAGCACCTTTTTACTGCCTATTTAAACAAAAATAAGTTACCGGCTTCACCTGAAAATCTCTATGATCCTATACGATATTTCATGGAAATTGGCGGAAAACGAATACGCCCAATACTATGTCTCCTGGGCTGCCAAATGTTTTCTGATGATGTTTCGCCTGCATTAGCACCAGCTTTAGCTGTTGAGTATTTTCATAACTTCTCATTGTTGCATGATGACATCATGGATAAAGCACCTTTGAGACGAGGTTTTGATACTATACATATAAAGTATGGAATTAACAATGCAATACTTTCAGGTGATGCCATGTTGGTTAAATCTTATGAATTCTTGTCAGATGCAGCTCAGGCTTTGCCTCAATTGATCAAAGTATTTACAAGAACCGCTTTGCAAGTTTGTGAAGGGCAGCAATATGATATGGATTTTGAAAACCGACAGGAGGTTAGTATCCCAGAATATTTGTTAATGATTGAACTAAAAACGGCTGTTTTATTAGCAGCATCGCTGTCAATGGGTGCAATTTGTGCCGGTGCTAAATCTCAGGATGTGGATAATTTGTATCAGTTTGGGAAAAATATAGGGATTGCATTTCAACTTCAAGATGATTTGTTAGACACCTTTGGAAATCCGGATGTGTTTGGCAAAAAAATAGGAGGAGATATAGCTCAAAATAAAAAGACCTATTTGATGTTGAAAACAATTGAAATTGCTGATCAGCACTCTCGAGAAAAACTAAACCATTGGCTTAACGTGAAGGAGAATGATACCGAATTAAAAATAGCAAACATTAAAAGCATTATGGAACAGTTAAGGATTCCAGAAGTAACAAAAGCAATAATTCAGGTGTATTATCAAAAGGCTTTCTCGCATCTTAATCAAATAGACATTGAGGATTCAAGAAAAAATATATTAATTGAATTAACAGAACAACTTATGTTCAGGCAGCAATGA
- a CDS encoding tail fiber domain-containing protein, with protein MVRIYFLFVLMCFENFLFAQTPQSVAFQAIARTTGEAVLSNQTVGVKLSIIQDNPNGDVLYSETHEVTTNQFGLFKLSIGQGTIVYNTLASVLWSDGLSKFLKTELSATNNGIYVDLGTTQLVSVPYSFYSENSRWLNKLGSNSAIASSYFTGNGNNNTGIGHQALFQTTFGINNTATGANSLYTNTIGFNNTANGSGSLYFNSGGSHNSAFGTDALYTNTFGNFNTATGENALFTNSTGSYNTAIGANSMYNNISGEGNTATGSDAMYKNSTGFFNTAIGVTALKDNTTGNQNTAIGAQSLMTNATGDSNTATGFNALLNNISGFNNTAAGSRALLNNTTGYGNTGLGEDALNSNTTGYHNVGIGENALITNTTGFSNVAIGKNALDFNTNGTYNIAIGFEADVAENNLFNAIAIGKHAIAGASNSIVLGGLDTNSVKVGIGLQIPSTDLHIKQSNDTFPLNHGGGMRFSRMLNENHWQIGIDDNNDFNFTYNDTIKSYLDHVTGNWVTLSDRRFKKNIAPLNNVLSSILQLTPVSYNYLDNNNNTRKSIGFIAQEVLNQFPDAVYSKNNGNNYAIAYQNFSVLAIQAIKEQQEQIDHLKQQNQNLQERIERIEQLILKD; from the coding sequence ATGGTCCGAATATACTTCCTTTTTGTTTTAATGTGTTTTGAAAATTTTTTATTCGCACAAACACCACAAAGCGTAGCATTTCAAGCCATTGCAAGAACTACCGGAGAGGCGGTTTTATCAAACCAAACAGTAGGAGTTAAACTCAGTATTATTCAAGATAACCCAAATGGTGATGTTTTATATTCCGAAACACACGAAGTTACAACCAATCAGTTTGGGCTTTTCAAATTATCTATTGGTCAGGGAACTATTGTTTATAATACTTTAGCCTCTGTTCTTTGGTCAGACGGTTTATCCAAGTTTCTAAAAACTGAGCTTTCAGCCACTAATAACGGTATATACGTAGATCTGGGAACTACGCAGTTAGTTTCAGTTCCTTATTCCTTTTATTCTGAAAATTCCAGATGGCTAAACAAATTGGGCAGCAATTCTGCCATTGCCTCCTCTTATTTTACGGGAAACGGCAATAATAATACAGGAATAGGTCACCAAGCTCTGTTTCAAACTACTTTTGGAATTAACAATACAGCAACAGGGGCTAATTCACTTTATACCAACACAATAGGATTCAACAATACAGCCAATGGGAGCGGATCTTTGTACTTCAATTCCGGCGGTAGTCATAATTCTGCATTTGGAACCGATGCACTTTATACCAATACTTTCGGTAATTTTAATACGGCTACCGGAGAAAATGCTCTTTTTACCAATAGTACAGGAAGTTACAATACAGCAATTGGGGCAAACTCAATGTATAATAATATCTCAGGAGAAGGAAACACAGCAACAGGTTCAGATGCTATGTATAAAAACAGTACCGGTTTTTTCAATACTGCTATCGGAGTAACGGCCTTAAAAGACAATACAACCGGGAATCAAAATACAGCGATAGGAGCACAATCTCTTATGACAAATGCAACTGGTGACAGCAACACAGCTACCGGATTTAATGCATTATTAAATAACATATCAGGATTTAACAATACTGCTGCAGGAAGCAGAGCACTTCTCAATAATACAACCGGATACGGAAATACAGGTTTAGGTGAAGATGCTCTTAATAGTAACACTACGGGTTACCACAATGTTGGAATAGGTGAAAATGCTCTTATAACCAATACAACAGGGTTTTCTAATGTTGCAATTGGTAAAAATGCTTTAGATTTTAACACAAATGGCACTTATAATATCGCAATAGGATTTGAGGCAGATGTTGCAGAAAATAATCTATTTAATGCCATTGCAATTGGAAAACATGCTATAGCAGGGGCAAGTAACTCAATTGTTCTTGGAGGCTTAGATACTAATTCCGTTAAAGTCGGTATTGGGCTTCAAATCCCAAGTACAGATTTGCATATCAAACAAAGTAACGATACTTTTCCTCTAAATCATGGTGGAGGAATGCGTTTTTCAAGAATGTTAAATGAAAATCATTGGCAAATCGGAATTGACGATAATAATGATTTCAATTTTACTTATAACGACACCATTAAATCATATTTAGATCATGTTACAGGGAATTGGGTAACACTTTCTGACAGACGATTTAAGAAAAATATAGCCCCTCTAAATAATGTTTTGAGCAGTATTTTACAGTTAACCCCTGTATCTTATAATTATTTAGACAATAATAATAACACTAGAAAAAGTATTGGTTTTATTGCTCAGGAAGTTTTGAATCAATTTCCTGATGCTGTATATAGCAAAAACAATGGAAATAACTATGCTATTGCCTATCAAAACTTTAGTGTGTTAGCAATTCAGGCCATTAAAGAACAACAAGAACAAATTGACCATCTTAAGCAGCAAAATCAAAATTTGCAAGAAAGAATAGAAAGGATAGAACAACTGATATTGAAAGATTAA
- a CDS encoding GNAT family N-acetyltransferase: MTYQCKVIEFGTVQYDETVSLRIEILRKPLNLVFTDEQLAMEIDQIHFACYELNENGVEDLIACLILVPEKGANDIQMRQVAVDLNKQHQGIGKKIVKFAENWALKAGYSKVFCHARDTAIPFYLKLGYQIIGDGFVEVGIPHVHMEKLL, translated from the coding sequence ATGACTTATCAATGTAAGGTGATTGAATTTGGAACTGTTCAATACGATGAAACTGTAAGCTTAAGAATTGAAATTTTACGGAAACCCTTAAACCTGGTCTTTACTGATGAACAATTAGCTATGGAAATAGATCAAATTCATTTTGCATGTTATGAGTTGAATGAAAATGGGGTTGAAGATTTAATAGCTTGTCTAATATTGGTTCCAGAAAAGGGAGCAAATGATATTCAAATGCGTCAGGTTGCTGTTGATTTAAATAAACAACATCAGGGAATTGGCAAGAAAATAGTCAAATTTGCTGAAAATTGGGCTTTAAAGGCTGGATATAGCAAAGTGTTTTGTCATGCAAGAGATACTGCTATTCCATTTTACCTTAAATTAGGTTATCAGATAATTGGGGATGGATTTGTGGAAGTAGGTATCCCACACGTTCATATGGAAAAGTTACTCTGA
- a CDS encoding T9SS type A sorting domain-containing protein: MSKSIHALLVGLLVIIYAISATPAYAQLQVDGAVTAEELAQLLVGNGVTISNVDLNCPTGAFGTFNGENTNLGLGSGILLTSGSINNAVGPNNVGGASTSLSTPGDADLDAITLGGTQDACVLEFDFIPFADEVTFNYVFGSEEYLEYVGSFNDGFALFISGPGITGQQNIALIPGTPTPVTINNVNNVSNSAYYVDNGSGTPVDPESTVQYDGFTVVLTASATVIPCQTYHLKIAVADALDTALDSGVFIEEGSLSTNFIVVEASAIALTSAGFDTAVEGCVNGLITFTSTEPLVEDTELSFTLGGTAVPGIDYDPVVSTFIMPSGTTEFSVPINVLEDGVPDSDVLEIIFALNFACDTIVQTASLNIADVLPLTVSPDVTLEPGQSTVLSVSGGVPDAPGVEPSSGNYTWSPSTGLSNSTSANPTATPVQTTVYTVTANLGSCLITEQVTVTIQSCDPLTDGQAGLITTDTDFICAGGSVTATANGVVLNVVNEVPDVLAYALHNSPEGDISMPGFVIYDANATGVFNNGSYPVNQTLYISSIVADDDGSGFPDLADECISVSPGYPVVFLTPVEIVVDEFCDWLTGDYHIIVSAFGGLPAFNPATNYSFAGDYFGPLALGEIIEIVILEGVSTSYSFSASDANGCVADNVNEEFICYKTPIELLSYNGKVTELGNHLNWVTASETDNDYFTLSRSTDGAQFVDIATIEGAGTSLMPISYDYLDKAAPTGISYYRLSQTDFNGQTKVAGIVSLNRISDIKNPLSFNFVAPVPVIDAAQVSFNSLSEGEINIQLHDVTGRLVNSQVIMAISGSNNFVLDLTAVSSGIYFLTLTNDSDIISTKLVKR, translated from the coding sequence ATGAGCAAATCAATACATGCTCTTTTAGTAGGGTTATTAGTAATCATTTATGCTATAAGCGCAACACCGGCTTATGCACAATTACAAGTTGATGGAGCTGTAACTGCCGAAGAACTTGCCCAGTTATTAGTTGGAAATGGTGTAACTATCAGTAATGTTGATTTAAATTGTCCGACAGGTGCATTTGGTACTTTTAATGGAGAAAACACTAATCTTGGCTTAGGCTCCGGAATTCTGTTAACATCGGGAAGTATTAATAATGCAGTTGGGCCAAACAATGTAGGTGGAGCCTCTACTTCATTAAGTACACCCGGCGATGCAGATTTGGATGCTATAACTTTAGGCGGCACACAGGATGCCTGTGTTTTGGAATTTGATTTTATACCTTTTGCAGATGAGGTAACGTTTAATTATGTTTTTGGATCTGAGGAGTATTTAGAATATGTCGGAAGTTTTAATGATGGCTTTGCTCTGTTTATCAGTGGGCCTGGTATCACAGGACAACAAAACATCGCCTTAATTCCAGGCACTCCGACTCCGGTTACCATTAACAACGTGAACAATGTTTCAAATAGCGCTTATTATGTTGATAATGGCAGTGGAACACCTGTAGATCCCGAATCTACAGTTCAGTACGATGGATTTACGGTTGTTCTAACAGCATCTGCTACTGTTATTCCTTGTCAGACATACCATTTAAAAATTGCAGTTGCTGATGCTTTGGATACTGCTTTAGATTCAGGAGTTTTTATTGAAGAAGGTAGCTTAAGCACTAACTTTATTGTGGTTGAAGCATCCGCTATTGCACTTACAAGTGCCGGTTTTGATACAGCAGTGGAAGGTTGTGTGAATGGATTGATAACATTTACCTCAACTGAGCCGCTGGTAGAAGATACAGAATTAAGTTTTACGTTAGGTGGAACCGCAGTTCCCGGAATTGACTATGATCCTGTGGTATCTACATTTATAATGCCATCCGGCACTACCGAATTTTCGGTCCCTATTAATGTACTTGAAGATGGGGTACCTGACAGTGATGTTTTGGAGATCATATTTGCGCTTAATTTTGCTTGTGATACAATAGTCCAAACTGCTTCTTTGAACATAGCAGATGTTTTACCTTTAACGGTTTCTCCAGATGTTACGCTCGAACCAGGACAAAGTACTGTACTTTCTGTGAGTGGTGGAGTTCCCGACGCACCTGGAGTAGAGCCTTCCTCAGGAAATTATACCTGGTCTCCTTCTACAGGTTTAAGCAATTCAACTTCAGCTAATCCTACCGCTACACCGGTACAAACTACTGTTTATACAGTTACTGCAAATTTAGGCAGTTGTTTAATCACTGAACAGGTAACTGTAACTATACAATCATGTGACCCATTGACAGATGGACAGGCAGGATTAATTACGACTGACACAGATTTTATTTGTGCAGGAGGCAGTGTTACAGCAACTGCTAATGGTGTAGTTTTAAATGTAGTTAATGAAGTTCCTGATGTTTTGGCTTATGCACTTCATAATAGTCCGGAAGGAGATATCTCTATGCCCGGTTTTGTAATATACGATGCAAATGCTACAGGAGTTTTCAACAATGGAAGCTACCCTGTCAACCAAACTCTATACATTTCTTCAATAGTTGCTGATGATGATGGAAGTGGATTTCCGGATTTAGCAGATGAGTGTATTTCAGTTAGTCCCGGCTATCCGGTTGTTTTCCTTACTCCTGTTGAAATAGTTGTTGATGAGTTTTGTGACTGGTTAACCGGGGACTACCATATTATTGTAAGCGCTTTTGGCGGATTACCTGCGTTCAATCCGGCTACAAATTATAGTTTTGCGGGAGATTATTTTGGACCGCTTGCTTTAGGAGAAATTATTGAAATTGTGATACTTGAAGGGGTTTCGACCAGCTATAGTTTCAGCGCTTCAGATGCAAATGGTTGTGTTGCTGATAATGTAAACGAAGAATTTATTTGCTATAAAACTCCAATTGAACTTTTATCATACAATGGCAAAGTTACCGAATTGGGTAACCATCTAAATTGGGTTACAGCCTCAGAGACAGATAATGACTATTTTACACTTTCGCGTTCAACCGATGGTGCTCAATTTGTGGATATTGCCACAATTGAAGGAGCTGGAACATCTTTAATGCCGATTAGTTATGACTATTTAGATAAAGCTGCTCCAACCGGAATTAGTTATTATCGTCTTAGTCAGACAGATTTTAATGGACAGACTAAAGTTGCAGGTATTGTGTCTCTTAATAGAATTTCTGATATTAAAAACCCCTTGTCATTTAACTTTGTTGCTCCTGTTCCGGTGATTGATGCTGCTCAGGTATCTTTTAACAGTTTAAGTGAAGGAGAAATCAACATTCAACTTCATGATGTTACCGGCAGGTTGGTAAATAGTCAGGTTATTATGGCAATAAGCGGCAGCAACAATTTTGTTTTAGATTTAACTGCTGTCAGTTCAGGAATATATTTCCTCACATTGACCAACGACTCTGATATTATCAGTACTAAACTGGTTAAAAGATAA